A single region of the Streptomyces sp. NBC_01803 genome encodes:
- the ftsH gene encoding ATP-dependent zinc metalloprotease FtsH, translating to MDVKRYFRGPVMWIVLAVLAVILLMQVFSSSEGYKKVDTGEVVQAISQNQVRSAELTTGDEQMIRVELREGQEIEGSSKVQASYIDGQGEVLARDLQAKYQDDQLPDGYTVSPKSQNPFVGMLLSILPFLLIIIVFLFLMNQMQGGGSRVMNFGKSKAKLITKDTPKTTFADVAGADEAVEELEEIKEFLQEPAKFQAVGAKIPKGVLLYGPPGTGKTLLARAVAGEAGVPFYSISGSDFVEMFVGVGASRVRDLFEQAKANAPAIVFVDEIDAVGRHRGAGMGGGHDEREQTLNQLLVEMDGFDVKGGVILIAATNRPDILDPALLRPGRFDRQIAVDRPDMNGRLEILKVHQRGKPVAPDVDLAAVARRTPGFTGADLNNVLNEAALLAARGNAKLIDNKFLDEAIDRVVAGPQKRTRIMSQKEKMITAYHEGGHALVATASPNSDPVHKVTILSRGRALGYTMVLPEEDKYSTTRNEMLDRLAYMMGGRAAEELVFHDPTTGAGDDIEKATSTARAMVTQFGMTERLGAIKFGQDSSEPFLGKEMGHQRDYSEEVAGLVDEEVKKLIEGAHNEAWEILVENRDVLDNLVLALLERETLNKEELAEIFKPVVKRPPRPAWTGSTRRTPSTRPPVTFPTKGINLANGSLEKGKAPLESVDENGGSGSGSED from the coding sequence ATAGACGTGAAGCGCTATTTCCGTGGGCCAGTGATGTGGATCGTGCTGGCCGTCCTCGCAGTCATTCTGCTGATGCAGGTGTTCAGCTCGTCCGAGGGCTACAAGAAGGTGGACACCGGCGAGGTCGTCCAGGCGATCAGCCAGAACCAGGTGCGTTCCGCCGAGCTCACCACCGGCGACGAACAGATGATCCGGGTCGAGCTCCGTGAGGGGCAGGAGATCGAGGGCAGCAGCAAGGTCCAGGCCAGCTACATCGACGGTCAGGGCGAAGTGCTCGCCCGCGACCTCCAGGCCAAGTACCAGGACGACCAGCTGCCGGACGGGTACACCGTCTCGCCCAAGTCGCAGAACCCCTTCGTGGGGATGCTGCTGTCGATCCTGCCCTTCCTGCTGATCATCATCGTGTTCCTCTTCCTGATGAACCAGATGCAGGGCGGCGGCTCCCGGGTGATGAACTTCGGGAAGTCCAAGGCCAAGCTCATCACCAAGGACACCCCCAAGACGACGTTCGCCGACGTGGCGGGCGCGGACGAGGCCGTGGAGGAGCTGGAGGAGATCAAGGAGTTCCTCCAGGAGCCCGCGAAGTTCCAGGCCGTCGGCGCCAAGATCCCCAAGGGCGTGCTGCTCTACGGCCCGCCCGGCACCGGTAAGACGCTGCTGGCCCGCGCGGTCGCGGGCGAGGCGGGCGTCCCGTTCTACTCGATCTCCGGCTCCGACTTCGTGGAGATGTTCGTCGGCGTCGGCGCCTCCCGCGTCCGCGACCTGTTCGAGCAGGCCAAGGCGAACGCCCCGGCGATCGTCTTCGTGGACGAGATCGACGCGGTCGGCCGCCATCGCGGCGCCGGCATGGGCGGCGGGCACGACGAGCGGGAGCAGACGCTGAACCAGCTCCTGGTCGAGATGGACGGCTTCGATGTCAAGGGCGGCGTGATCCTCATCGCCGCGACGAACCGGCCGGACATCCTCGACCCGGCGCTGCTGCGCCCGGGCCGCTTCGACCGGCAGATCGCGGTGGACCGCCCCGACATGAACGGCCGGCTGGAGATTCTCAAGGTCCACCAGCGCGGCAAGCCCGTCGCGCCCGACGTCGACCTCGCGGCCGTCGCCCGGCGGACCCCCGGCTTCACCGGCGCCGACCTGAACAACGTGCTGAACGAGGCGGCGCTGCTGGCCGCCCGGGGGAACGCCAAGCTGATCGACAACAAGTTCCTCGACGAGGCGATCGACCGCGTCGTGGCCGGTCCGCAGAAGCGCACCCGGATCATGAGCCAGAAGGAGAAGATGATCACCGCGTACCACGAGGGCGGACACGCCCTGGTCGCGACGGCCTCTCCCAACAGCGACCCGGTGCACAAGGTGACGATCCTCTCCCGCGGTCGTGCCCTCGGCTACACGATGGTGCTGCCGGAGGAGGACAAGTACTCCACGACGCGGAACGAGATGCTCGACCGGTTGGCCTACATGATGGGCGGCCGGGCGGCCGAGGAGCTGGTCTTCCACGACCCGACCACGGGCGCGGGCGACGACATCGAGAAGGCCACGTCCACGGCCCGCGCGATGGTCACCCAGTTCGGCATGACCGAGCGGCTGGGCGCCATCAAGTTCGGCCAGGACAGCTCCGAGCCGTTCCTCGGCAAGGAGATGGGCCACCAGCGCGACTACTCCGAGGAGGTCGCCGGGCTGGTGGACGAGGAGGTCAAGAAGCTGATCGAGGGCGCGCACAACGAAGCCTGGGAAATCCTGGTGGAGAACCGCGACGTCCTGGACAACCTCGTGCTGGCGCTCCTGGAGCGGGAGACTCTCAACAAGGAGGAGCTGGCCGAGATCTTCAAGCCCGTCGTCAAGCGCCCGCCGCGCCCGGCGTGGACCGGCTCCACCCGCCGCACTCCGTCGACAAGGCCCCCGGTCACCTTCCCGACCAAGGGGATCAACCTGGCCAACGGCAGCCTGGAGAAGGGCAAGGCCCCGCTCGAATCGGTGGACGAGAACGGTGGCTCGGGGTCCGGCTCCGAGGACTGA
- the folE gene encoding GTP cyclohydrolase I FolE, producing the protein MTDPLPLTGPGLAPDPEGEPRQTPIGEFDEKRAEKAVRELLLAVGEDPDRDGLRDTPARVARAYREIFAGLWQRPEDVLTTTFDLGHDEMVLVKDIEVMSSCEHHLVPFVGQAHIGYIPSASGKITGLSKLARLVDVFARRPQVQERLTTQIADSMMRILEPRGVIVVVECEHMCMTMRGVRKPGAKTTTSAVRGQLRDAATRAEAMSLILAR; encoded by the coding sequence ATGACCGACCCGTTGCCCCTGACGGGCCCTGGCCTTGCCCCCGACCCGGAGGGCGAGCCGAGACAGACGCCGATCGGCGAGTTCGACGAGAAGCGCGCGGAGAAGGCGGTCCGTGAGCTGCTCCTCGCGGTGGGGGAGGACCCGGACCGCGACGGTCTGCGGGACACCCCGGCGCGGGTGGCGCGGGCCTACCGGGAGATATTCGCCGGGCTCTGGCAGCGGCCCGAGGACGTGCTCACCACCACCTTCGACCTCGGCCACGACGAGATGGTGCTGGTGAAGGACATCGAGGTGATGTCGTCCTGCGAGCACCACCTCGTGCCGTTCGTCGGCCAGGCGCACATCGGCTACATCCCGTCGGCCAGCGGCAAGATCACCGGCCTGTCCAAGCTGGCCCGCCTGGTGGACGTGTTCGCCCGCAGGCCGCAGGTGCAGGAGCGGCTGACCACGCAGATCGCGGACTCGATGATGCGGATTCTGGAGCCGCGCGGGGTGATCGTGGTCGTGGAGTGCGAGCACATGTGCATGACCATGCGCGGAGTGCGGAAGCCGGGGGCGAAGACCACCACCTCGGCCGTCCGGGGTCAGCTCAGGGACGCCGCCACCCGGGCTGAGGCGATGAGCCTCATTCTTGCTCGATAG
- a CDS encoding ABC transporter substrate-binding protein has product MTATPTPRRRRTLLAVGSLTALALSLAACGGDELEEEGTGGSGEEGGGGSLTIGGASFTEATIMTQLYAQILEDAGYSTTIETVEGRELYEPELESGGIDIVPEYAATLAEFLNADVNGPDAGPVASSDVDATVTALRELAEPRGLTVLDAGEAVDQNAFAVTEEFAAEHDLQTLTDLGESGLPIRLAAGEDCPERPFCEPGLEETYGIDITEVDPLGVDTIQGKQAVQNGDDDMALVVTTDATLEDFGLVLLEDDKNLQLADNLLPVLNTESAGDEGVATALNRLTAELTTEDLIELNRQVDSERRKAEDVARDYLEEHGLLEN; this is encoded by the coding sequence GTGACCGCGACTCCCACCCCCCGCAGACGCCGCACCCTGCTGGCCGTCGGCTCCCTCACCGCTCTGGCGCTCTCGCTGGCCGCATGCGGTGGCGACGAGTTGGAGGAGGAAGGCACGGGCGGCAGCGGCGAGGAGGGCGGCGGCGGCTCGCTCACCATCGGCGGCGCGAGCTTCACCGAGGCCACGATCATGACCCAGCTCTACGCGCAGATCCTGGAGGACGCCGGGTACTCCACGACCATCGAGACGGTCGAGGGCCGCGAGCTGTACGAGCCGGAGCTGGAGAGCGGCGGCATCGACATCGTGCCCGAATACGCCGCCACACTCGCCGAGTTCCTCAACGCCGATGTCAACGGCCCCGACGCCGGGCCGGTCGCCTCCTCCGACGTGGACGCCACCGTCACCGCGCTGCGCGAGCTGGCCGAGCCCCGGGGCCTGACCGTGCTGGACGCGGGCGAGGCCGTGGACCAGAACGCCTTCGCGGTCACCGAGGAGTTCGCCGCGGAGCACGACCTCCAGACCCTCACCGACCTCGGCGAGTCCGGCCTGCCGATCCGCTTGGCGGCGGGCGAGGACTGCCCGGAGCGGCCGTTCTGCGAGCCGGGCCTGGAGGAGACGTACGGCATCGACATCACCGAGGTCGACCCGCTGGGCGTGGACACCATCCAGGGCAAGCAGGCCGTCCAGAACGGCGACGACGACATGGCCCTGGTCGTCACCACCGACGCCACCCTGGAGGACTTCGGCCTGGTCCTGCTGGAGGACGACAAGAACCTCCAGCTCGCGGACAACCTGTTGCCCGTGCTGAACACCGAGAGCGCCGGTGACGAGGGTGTCGCCACCGCCCTGAACCGGCTGACGGCGGAGCTGACCACCGAGGACCTGATCGAGCTGAACCGGCAGGTCGACTCCGAGCGCCGCAAGGCTGAGGACGTCGCCCGCGATTACCTGGAGGAGCACGGCCTGCTGGAGAACTGA
- a CDS encoding ABC transporter permease produces MGVIGDAWTWLTTGSHWSGESGVSHRLAEHLYLTGVCLLLSCAVALPLAFWLGHGGGRRLGGALAINISNAGRAIPTFAVLVLLTLSPLGRHGDLPTILALVLFAVPPLLTNAYVGISEADRGVVEAARGMGMSRRQLLARVELPLAFPLIMTGIRTAAVQIVATATLAALAGGGGLGRIITAGFARYHTEQVVAGAIVVALLALVVEGVLVLAQRLLDPHRRPRPGDAAAPPPGSEARTEPRPDVERRLP; encoded by the coding sequence GTGGGAGTCATCGGCGATGCCTGGACCTGGCTGACCACCGGGTCCCACTGGTCGGGCGAATCGGGGGTCTCGCACCGGCTGGCCGAGCACCTCTATCTCACCGGCGTCTGCCTCCTGCTCTCCTGCGCCGTCGCCCTGCCGCTCGCCTTCTGGCTCGGGCACGGCGGTGGACGGCGCCTCGGCGGCGCCCTGGCCATCAACATCTCCAACGCCGGGCGCGCGATACCCACCTTCGCCGTCCTGGTGCTGCTCACCCTCAGCCCGCTGGGCCGCCACGGGGACCTGCCCACCATCCTGGCGCTGGTCCTCTTCGCGGTGCCGCCGCTGCTGACCAACGCCTACGTCGGCATCTCCGAGGCCGACCGCGGCGTCGTGGAGGCCGCCCGCGGCATGGGCATGTCGCGCCGGCAGCTGCTGGCCCGCGTCGAGCTCCCGCTGGCCTTCCCGCTGATCATGACCGGGATCCGCACCGCCGCCGTACAGATCGTCGCGACCGCCACGCTCGCCGCCCTGGCCGGCGGCGGCGGCCTCGGCCGCATCATCACCGCCGGCTTCGCCCGGTACCACACCGAGCAGGTCGTCGCCGGCGCCATCGTCGTCGCCCTGCTCGCGCTGGTGGTCGAAGGGGTGCTGGTCCTGGCCCAGCGCCTGCTCGACCCCCACCGCCGCCCCCGGCCCGGCGACGCCGCCGCGCCGCCCCCCGGGTCCGAAGCCCGGACTGAACCCCGACCCGATGTCGAACGGAGACTCCCGTGA
- a CDS encoding ABC transporter permease has product MSAATAESCLTANEWICGAYVRTRAEELTDATVEHVLITVTAVAIAIVVSFPLALLARRWRPAAGGILGLTTVLYTIPTLAMYALLLPVFGISASVVICGLVLYSLTILVRNMLTGLDSVPEEAREAARGLGYGRGRMLLAIELPLALPALMAGIRIATVSAVSLATVGAIVGHGGLGNLIYSGMHSYFKAEVLTASVLCVVLAVLADVTLLVVQRLITPWTRAGGKKRRGPVPRDSVLDVPGTV; this is encoded by the coding sequence ATGAGTGCGGCCACTGCCGAAAGCTGCCTTACGGCGAACGAGTGGATCTGCGGTGCATACGTGCGCACCCGCGCCGAGGAGCTCACGGACGCCACTGTGGAGCACGTCCTGATCACGGTGACCGCCGTCGCCATCGCCATCGTCGTCTCGTTCCCACTCGCGCTGCTGGCCCGCCGCTGGCGGCCGGCGGCCGGCGGCATCCTCGGTCTGACCACCGTGCTTTACACGATCCCGACGCTCGCCATGTACGCGCTGCTGCTGCCGGTCTTCGGCATCTCCGCCTCGGTGGTGATCTGCGGCCTGGTGCTGTACTCGCTGACGATCCTGGTGCGCAACATGCTGACCGGCCTGGACTCCGTCCCCGAGGAGGCCCGGGAGGCCGCGCGCGGCCTCGGCTACGGCCGCGGGCGCATGCTGTTGGCCATCGAACTACCCCTGGCCCTCCCCGCGTTGATGGCCGGGATACGCATCGCCACCGTCTCCGCCGTCTCCCTGGCCACGGTCGGCGCGATCGTCGGCCACGGCGGCCTCGGCAACCTCATCTACAGCGGCATGCACAGCTACTTCAAGGCCGAGGTGCTCACCGCCTCAGTGCTGTGCGTCGTGCTCGCCGTGCTGGCCGACGTGACGCTGCTCGTGGTGCAGCGGCTGATCACGCCGTGGACGCGCGCGGGCGGGAAGAAACGACGCGGGCCCGTGCCGAGGGACTCGGTGCTGGACGTCCCGGGGACGGTGTGA
- a CDS encoding ABC transporter ATP-binding protein codes for MLRFEHVSKRYPDGTVAVDDLNLEVGQGELVTLVGPSGCGKTTTMKMVNRLEEPTEGRILFDGQDIAEYDPVKLRRRIGYVIQQVGLFPHRTVLDNTATVPHLLGWRRVDARKRAAELLELVGLDPSVYGGRYPDQLSGGQRQRVGVARALAADPPVLLMDEPFGAVDPVVRERLQSEFLRLQAEVRKTVLFVTHDIEEAVRLGDRIAVYGQGRIEQFDSPAAVLGAPANDYVASFVGSDRGLKRLSVTPLERGDLEQPPVVHLGDPLSVAADRMRADDARWAVVLDDADGLHGWLPLPDAENAGDGRVADRARRMEAWLPLGSSLKQAFATMLQYDAGWIAVLDEEDRFLGVLTPGGLHEALRRSIDADGRAVERSAVELDIVDGR; via the coding sequence ATGTTGCGCTTCGAGCATGTGTCCAAGCGTTATCCCGACGGGACCGTAGCGGTGGACGACCTCAACCTCGAAGTCGGACAAGGGGAGTTGGTCACGCTGGTGGGGCCTTCCGGGTGCGGCAAGACCACCACCATGAAGATGGTCAACCGGCTGGAGGAGCCCACCGAGGGGCGCATTCTGTTCGACGGCCAGGACATCGCCGAATACGACCCGGTGAAGCTCCGCCGCCGCATCGGATATGTGATCCAGCAGGTCGGTCTCTTCCCGCACCGGACCGTGCTCGACAACACCGCGACCGTTCCGCATCTGTTGGGCTGGCGGCGCGTGGACGCCCGCAAGCGGGCGGCGGAGCTGCTGGAGCTGGTCGGTCTCGACCCGTCGGTGTACGGGGGCCGGTATCCCGATCAGCTCTCCGGCGGGCAGCGGCAGCGGGTCGGGGTGGCGCGGGCGCTGGCGGCCGATCCGCCGGTGCTGCTGATGGACGAGCCGTTCGGCGCGGTGGACCCGGTGGTGCGCGAGCGGCTCCAGTCGGAGTTTCTGCGGCTCCAGGCCGAGGTGCGCAAGACGGTGCTGTTCGTCACGCACGACATCGAGGAGGCGGTGCGGCTCGGCGACCGTATCGCGGTGTACGGGCAGGGCCGGATCGAGCAGTTCGACTCGCCGGCCGCCGTGCTCGGCGCCCCGGCCAACGACTACGTGGCGTCGTTCGTCGGCAGCGATCGCGGGCTGAAGCGGCTGTCGGTGACCCCGTTGGAGCGCGGCGACCTGGAGCAGCCGCCGGTGGTCCACCTCGGCGACCCGCTGTCCGTGGCGGCGGACCGGATGCGCGCGGACGACGCGCGCTGGGCCGTGGTCCTGGACGACGCCGACGGCCTGCACGGCTGGCTGCCGCTGCCGGACGCGGAGAACGCCGGGGACGGGCGGGTCGCCGACCGCGCGCGGCGGATGGAGGCGTGGCTGCCGCTGGGCTCCTCGCTGAAGCAGGCGTTCGCCACGATGCTCCAGTACGACGCGGGCTGGATCGCGGTGCTGGACGAGGAGGACCGTTTCCTCGGTGTTCTCACGCCGGGCGGCCTGCACGAGGCGCTGCGCCGCTCGATCGACGCGGACGGGCGGGCCGTCGAGCGGTCGGCGGTCGAGCTGGACATCGTCGACGGGCGGTAG
- a CDS encoding DUF3180 domain-containing protein: MNQLRIATLAGLFAAAAALAWAAAGLWDSLGNTLPAVPLLAPVILGLIAATLLATALSLRVRLRAQRERQPGARPVDRLMAARAVVFGQSSALVSALMAGGYGGFGLFLAMERLDVPNRRDQAIYAGLAVVAGFAVVAAALFLERVCRLPDGDENGEGGGNGPMGSPI, encoded by the coding sequence GTGAACCAACTGCGGATCGCGACATTGGCCGGACTGTTCGCCGCCGCCGCGGCCCTGGCCTGGGCCGCGGCCGGGCTGTGGGACTCCCTCGGCAACACGCTGCCCGCCGTGCCGCTGCTCGCCCCCGTCATCCTCGGCCTGATCGCCGCCACCCTGCTGGCCACCGCCCTGTCGCTGCGCGTCCGCCTGCGGGCGCAGCGCGAGCGGCAGCCGGGCGCCAGGCCGGTGGACCGGCTGATGGCGGCCCGCGCGGTCGTCTTCGGCCAGTCCAGCGCGCTGGTCTCGGCGCTGATGGCCGGCGGGTACGGCGGCTTCGGTCTCTTCCTCGCGATGGAGCGCCTGGACGTGCCCAACCGCAGGGACCAGGCGATCTACGCCGGGCTCGCGGTGGTCGCGGGCTTCGCCGTGGTCGCGGCGGCCCTCTTCCTGGAGCGTGTCTGCCGCCTCCCGGACGGCGACGAGAACGGGGAGGGCGGCGGCAACGGCCCGATGGGCTCGCCCATCTGA
- the folK gene encoding 2-amino-4-hydroxy-6-hydroxymethyldihydropteridine diphosphokinase, producing the protein MTPNAPSSPDPTVQPVPASVVRQVDAADSTLQNPRTAVLSIGSNLGNRLDTLQGAVDALADTPGLKIKAVSPVYETEPWGVEPGAQAAYLNAVVLLRTTLPPSSLLERAHAVEEAYQRVRDTHWGPRTLDVDIVAYQDVISDDPALTLPHPRAHERAFVLVPWHDVEPDAVVPGQGPVAELLPGLTGQDVTPRADLTLVLPD; encoded by the coding sequence ATGACCCCCAATGCCCCGTCCTCCCCCGATCCGACCGTCCAGCCGGTGCCCGCGTCCGTCGTACGTCAGGTCGACGCCGCCGACTCGACCCTCCAGAATCCCAGGACCGCCGTGCTGTCCATCGGCAGCAACCTCGGCAACCGCCTGGACACTCTCCAGGGCGCGGTCGACGCGCTCGCCGACACCCCCGGACTGAAGATCAAGGCCGTCTCCCCCGTCTATGAGACGGAGCCGTGGGGGGTCGAGCCCGGCGCCCAGGCCGCCTACCTCAACGCCGTGGTGCTGCTGCGGACCACCCTGCCGCCGTCCTCGCTGCTGGAGCGGGCGCACGCGGTGGAGGAGGCGTACCAGCGGGTACGGGACACCCACTGGGGACCGCGCACCCTCGATGTCGACATCGTGGCCTACCAGGACGTCATCTCCGACGATCCGGCGCTCACCCTTCCCCATCCGCGCGCCCACGAGCGGGCCTTCGTCCTGGTGCCGTGGCACGATGTCGAGCCCGACGCCGTTGTCCCCGGACAGGGACCGGTCGCCGAGCTGCTGCCCGGACTGACCGGACAGGACGTGACACCTCGGGCGGATCTCACGCTCGTCCTGCCGGACTGA
- the folB gene encoding dihydroneopterin aldolase: MDRIALRGLRSRGFHGVLPRERAEGQPFVVDVVLGVDTRPAAQSDDLARTVHYGVVAEQVTALIAGEPCDLLETLAQRIADQCLTHDAVREAEVTVHKPEAPITVPFDDVTITIKRSRA; encoded by the coding sequence GTGGACAGAATCGCCCTGCGCGGACTGCGTTCCAGAGGCTTCCACGGCGTGCTTCCGAGGGAACGCGCCGAGGGCCAGCCGTTCGTCGTCGACGTCGTCCTCGGCGTCGACACGCGCCCCGCCGCCCAGTCCGACGACCTGGCCCGGACCGTGCACTACGGCGTCGTGGCCGAGCAGGTCACCGCCCTGATCGCGGGCGAGCCCTGCGACCTGCTGGAGACGCTGGCCCAGCGGATCGCCGACCAGTGCCTGACGCACGACGCCGTACGCGAGGCCGAGGTGACGGTGCACAAACCGGAGGCCCCGATCACCGTTCCCTTCGACGACGTGACCATCACCATCAAGCGGAGCCGAGCATGA
- the folP gene encoding dihydropteroate synthase produces MSISHGQVTGLPRWDRCAVMGVVNVTPDSFSDGGRWFDVESAIKRGMDLVAQGADLVDVGGESTRPGATRVDEAEELRRVIPVVRELAAEGVVVSVDTMRASVAERSVAAGARLVNDVSGGRADARMVPAVADAGVPFVVMHWRGQSVDMNDRAVYRDVVGEVIGELRESLDAAVAGGIAADRIITDPGLGFAKRAEHDLALVAAMDRLRAELGRPLLIAASRKRFLGRALVRADGTPPPARERDAATAAVTALAARAGAWAVRVHEVRASADAVRVARAVMAATGGRGGPDAAAGTALEGAG; encoded by the coding sequence ATGAGCATCTCGCACGGCCAGGTGACCGGTCTCCCCCGGTGGGACCGCTGCGCGGTCATGGGGGTGGTCAACGTCACACCGGACTCCTTCTCCGACGGCGGACGGTGGTTCGACGTCGAGTCCGCGATCAAGCGCGGCATGGATCTGGTGGCCCAGGGCGCGGATCTCGTGGACGTCGGCGGCGAGTCGACCCGCCCCGGCGCGACCCGGGTGGACGAGGCCGAGGAGCTGCGCCGGGTCATCCCGGTGGTGCGGGAGCTGGCCGCCGAGGGCGTCGTCGTCAGCGTGGACACGATGCGCGCCTCGGTCGCGGAGCGGTCGGTGGCGGCGGGCGCCCGGCTGGTCAACGATGTCAGCGGCGGTCGCGCCGACGCCCGGATGGTGCCGGCGGTGGCGGACGCGGGGGTGCCGTTCGTCGTGATGCACTGGCGCGGCCAGAGCGTCGACATGAACGACCGCGCCGTCTACCGGGACGTGGTGGGCGAGGTGATCGGCGAGCTGCGCGAGAGCCTGGACGCCGCGGTGGCCGGCGGGATCGCGGCGGACCGGATCATCACCGACCCCGGGCTCGGCTTCGCCAAGCGGGCCGAGCACGATCTCGCGCTGGTGGCCGCGATGGACCGGCTGCGCGCCGAGCTGGGCCGGCCGCTGCTGATCGCCGCCTCCCGCAAGCGTTTCCTGGGCCGGGCGCTGGTCAGAGCCGACGGCACGCCGCCGCCCGCCCGCGAGCGTGACGCCGCCACCGCCGCCGTCACGGCGCTGGCCGCCCGCGCGGGCGCCTGGGCGGTGCGGGTGCACGAGGTACGGGCCAGCGCGGACGCGGTGCGGGTGGCGCGGGCCGTGATGGCGGCGACCGGCGGGAGGGGTGGGCCGGACGCGGCGGCGGGCACGGCCCTGGAAGGAGCGGGATGA
- a CDS encoding nuclear transport factor 2 family protein — MSGAQTDIEAVSAANTALYDALEQGDLDALAAQWLEDGVSVVHPGWPVINGRGEVIRSYALIMANTEYIQFFLTDVEVSVLGDTALVTCTENILSGGPAEADGTAGPLVGGLVVATNVFRRTEDGAWRVWSHHGSPVLIDGEDDDEDEADGEGAGEGA; from the coding sequence ATGAGCGGCGCCCAGACGGACATCGAGGCGGTGTCGGCCGCCAACACCGCGCTCTACGACGCCCTGGAGCAGGGCGACCTCGACGCGCTGGCCGCACAGTGGCTGGAGGACGGCGTCAGCGTCGTCCACCCCGGCTGGCCGGTGATCAACGGGCGTGGTGAGGTGATCCGCTCCTACGCGCTGATCATGGCGAACACCGAGTACATCCAGTTCTTCCTGACCGACGTCGAGGTCTCGGTGCTCGGCGACACGGCCCTGGTGACCTGCACGGAGAACATCCTCAGCGGCGGTCCCGCCGAGGCCGACGGCACCGCCGGGCCGCTGGTCGGCGGCCTGGTCGTGGCGACGAATGTCTTCCGCCGGACCGAGGACGGCGCCTGGAGGGTCTGGTCCCACCACGGATCGCCGGTGCTGATCGACGGCGAGGACGACGACGAGGACGAGGCGGACGGCGAGGGCGCCGGCGAGGGCGCCTGA